The Megasphaera stantonii genome includes a window with the following:
- a CDS encoding nicotinate phosphoribosyltransferase — protein sequence MYTNALLTDLYQLTMMQGLFLEGKHEQYCVFDRYYRSNPFNGGYTVVAGLEHLIDYVSRIHFSDDDIDYLKKTGIFCDEFLEYLRTWSFTGDIYAMPEGTVAFPQEVLLRVHAKKDECLLLETCMSMIMNHESLIATKARRVRTVAGKDALMEFGLRRAQGESAGVYGARSAMIGGFNGTSNVLAGALFHIPILGTMAHSWVMSFPTELEAFRAYARQYPNNLILLVDTYNTLKQGVPDAITVFQEMKEAGTLPKSYGIRLDSGDLAYLSKEARRMFEEAGFGDAVIAASNDLDETLISELKIQGCAINSWGVGTNLITAKGSPSLGGVFKLVGQYDGDVFVPKIKMSDNAEKISNPGIKNVLRIYDKKTGKMKADIIALEGETIDPTQDLHLTSDKAPWRSRLIPANSFEVKTMLRPIFLKGKLVYDLPSLSDIIAYADEQMDSLWPEYQRLVNPEEMWVQRSAKVSALREKVLKEESLHFF from the coding sequence TTGTATACTAATGCATTGCTGACGGACCTGTATCAGCTGACGATGATGCAGGGGCTGTTTTTAGAAGGCAAACACGAGCAGTACTGCGTGTTTGACCGGTATTACCGGAGCAATCCGTTCAACGGCGGCTATACTGTCGTCGCCGGATTGGAACACTTGATTGACTATGTTTCCCGCATCCATTTCAGCGATGACGACATAGACTACTTGAAAAAGACGGGAATTTTCTGCGATGAATTTCTTGAATATCTGCGGACCTGGTCCTTTACCGGCGACATCTACGCCATGCCGGAAGGCACCGTGGCTTTTCCGCAGGAAGTGCTCCTGCGCGTTCATGCCAAAAAAGACGAATGCCTGCTCTTAGAAACGTGCATGTCCATGATCATGAACCATGAAAGCCTCATTGCCACGAAGGCCCGCCGCGTCCGTACCGTCGCCGGCAAAGACGCATTGATGGAGTTCGGCCTGCGCCGGGCGCAGGGAGAATCGGCCGGCGTATACGGCGCCCGTTCGGCGATGATCGGCGGCTTCAACGGCACGAGCAACGTGCTGGCCGGCGCATTGTTCCACATCCCTATTCTGGGGACGATGGCCCACAGCTGGGTTATGAGCTTTCCGACGGAGCTGGAAGCGTTCCGCGCCTACGCCCGGCAGTATCCGAACAACCTCATCCTGCTGGTCGATACGTACAATACTCTCAAGCAGGGCGTGCCCGACGCCATTACGGTTTTCCAGGAAATGAAGGAAGCCGGTACGCTGCCTAAGTCTTACGGCATCCGCTTGGACAGCGGCGACTTGGCCTACCTGTCGAAAGAAGCCCGCCGAATGTTTGAAGAAGCCGGCTTCGGCGACGCCGTGATCGCCGCGTCGAACGATTTGGATGAAACTCTTATTTCCGAATTGAAGATTCAGGGCTGCGCCATCAATTCGTGGGGCGTCGGCACCAATCTGATTACGGCGAAGGGCAGCCCGTCTCTGGGCGGCGTATTCAAGCTCGTCGGCCAATACGACGGCGATGTCTTCGTACCGAAAATCAAGATGAGCGATAACGCCGAAAAAATTTCGAACCCGGGGATTAAAAACGTCCTGCGCATTTATGATAAGAAGACGGGTAAGATGAAAGCGGACATCATCGCCTTGGAAGGAGAAACGATTGATCCGACGCAGGACCTGCATTTGACCAGCGACAAAGCGCCGTGGCGGTCGCGGCTGATTCCGGCTAATTCCTTTGAAGTCAAGACGATGCTCCGGCCGATTTTCCTGAAAGGGAAGCTGGTCTACGACCTGCCGTCCTTGTCGGATATCATCGCCTATGCGGACGAACAGATGGACAGCCTGTGGCCTGAATACCAGCGCCTCGTCAACCCGGAAGAAATGTGGGTACAGCGCAGCGCTAAGGTTTCGGCATTGCGGGAAAAGGTTTTGAAAGAAGAATCGCTGCATTTCTTTTAA
- a CDS encoding ADP-ribosylglycohydrolase family protein, whose product MKGTILGDIVGSPYEFCASPVKTKDFIWFAEGSRFTDDTVTTVAVAAALAEGKESRCGYIKPLRRQLKYWCRRYPNAGFGRQFACWFSSDDSAPYGSYGNGAAMRVAPAAWVGRSLDEAQALAEITALVTHDHPEAVQGAVAVASAIYLARTGSSKDDIRAYMRKYFYPLTASLDEIRPGYAFTCRTADSVPEAIEAFLESDSLQDAIGNAVSLGGDTDTQAAIAGSIAEAFYGVPDWLWQKACSYLPKDMLAAAVNFERQYMK is encoded by the coding sequence ATGAAAGGGACGATTTTGGGCGATATTGTCGGTTCGCCTTATGAATTTTGCGCAAGTCCGGTTAAGACGAAGGATTTCATCTGGTTTGCCGAGGGCTCGCGGTTTACGGACGATACGGTGACGACTGTGGCCGTCGCGGCGGCCTTAGCTGAAGGAAAGGAATCGCGCTGCGGGTATATCAAGCCGCTGCGGCGGCAGCTGAAATACTGGTGCCGCCGATACCCAAACGCCGGATTTGGCCGGCAGTTTGCCTGCTGGTTTTCGTCGGACGACAGCGCGCCGTACGGAAGTTATGGCAACGGCGCGGCCATGCGCGTAGCGCCTGCCGCCTGGGTCGGCCGTTCGTTGGACGAGGCGCAGGCCCTGGCGGAAATTACGGCCCTCGTCACTCACGATCATCCCGAAGCCGTTCAGGGAGCCGTCGCCGTGGCGTCCGCCATATATTTAGCCCGCACCGGAAGCAGTAAAGACGATATCCGCGCCTATATGAGGAAGTATTTTTATCCCTTGACGGCATCTCTCGATGAAATACGGCCTGGATATGCCTTTACCTGCCGGACGGCGGACAGCGTGCCGGAAGCGATTGAAGCGTTTTTGGAAAGCGATAGTCTGCAGGACGCTATTGGCAATGCCGTGTCCCTAGGAGGCGATACGGATACGCAGGCGGCTATTGCCGGGTCCATTGCCGAGGCGTTTTACGGCGTGCCCGACTGGCTGTGGCAGAAGGCTTGTTCCTATTTGCCGAAGGATATGCTGGCTGCTGCAGTGAATTTTGAAAGGCAATATATGAAGTAA